A window of Acidobacteriota bacterium genomic DNA:
GGATACCTCTCTGTAATGTCTCGTCGCCGACCAACTGTGGGCCGGAACTCCGAATTCAGAATTCCGAATTCCGAATTCTGCCGACAACGCCCCCCGGTACGACCTCGACGATTTCCGTCGATGTGATCCTGTTCAACAGGTCCTCGTCGGGTGGGGTGATCACACTCACGCGAACGTAGTTCGGCGTTAACCCGCTCCAGCGCAGTGTTTCCCCGTGGTGTTCAGCCGTTTCCCAGAGAACCTCGGCGATGCTGCCGACCAGCCCGGAGTTGAAGCGATGTTCGAGGTCGGCCGCGAGCCTGTGCATTTTGCGGCTGCGTTCCTGGGTAATTGATCCAGGAACCTGCGCCGGCATACGGGACGCTGGGGTGCCCTCGCGCCGCGAGTAACGGAAGATGTGGAGGCGCGAGAAGGCCAGATCCTCCACCAGGGCCGTGGATTGATCGAACTCCTTGTCCGTCTCGCCGGGGAAGCCGACGATGATATCGCTCGAGATGGCGATGTTCGGCACCGCCCGCCGGGCCGCTCGACACAGATCCGCGAATTCTCCTCGGCTCGTACGCCGCGCCATCCGTCTGAGGGTTTCGTCACAGCCGCTCTGCAGGGGGAGGTGGAGGTGTGGCAGGAGCCGCGGGTCCGAAAAAATCCCGAAGAACTCGGCGTCGAGGTCCCACGGTTCGAGCGAAGAAAGCCGCAGGCGTTCCACATCGGACTCGGAGAGGATTCGCTGGATCAAATGCTCGAGACCACTTCGATTACCGAGGTCGTGGCCATAGGACCCGAGGTGCACACCGCTCAGGACCACCTCTCGGTAGCCCGTATCGACGAGACTGCGCACCTGTTCCACGACCGTGTCCACCGGCACGCTTCGGCCCGCGCCCCTGACCACGGTAATGACACAGAAGGTGCAGGAGTTGTCACAGCCGTCCTGAACCTTCAGAAAGGCCCGGGTGCGAGCCAAGCGGCTTGGTGCGAAAAGGGTATGCTCGTCGGGATCCACGGTCGTCGAGTCGAGGACTCCCGCCATCTCGGCGAGCTCGAGCAGCCGGTCCTTGTTCGCGTTGTCGACCACGAGGTCGACGCCGATCT
This region includes:
- the mtaB gene encoding tRNA (N(6)-L-threonylcarbamoyladenosine(37)-C(2))-methylthiotransferase MtaB, yielding MQVRLESVGCRLNIGEIEAMARKLAAAGHRVAAPGDEADLCILNTCTVTAIASRKSRQLIRQIKRANPSAAIIVTGCDAEMAPAAMNEIGVDLVVDNANKDRLLELAEMAGVLDSTTVDPDEHTLFAPSRLARTRAFLKVQDGCDNSCTFCVITVVRGAGRSVPVDTVVEQVRSLVDTGYREVVLSGVHLGSYGHDLGNRSGLEHLIQRILSESDVERLRLSSLEPWDLDAEFFGIFSDPRLLPHLHLPLQSGCDETLRRMARRTSRGEFADLCRAARRAVPNIAISSDIIVGFPGETDKEFDQSTALVEDLAFSRLHIFRYSRREGTPASRMPAQVPGSITQERSRKMHRLAADLEHRFNSGLVGSIAEVLWETAEHHGETLRWSGLTPNYVRVSVITPPDEDLLNRITSTEIVEVVPGGVVGRIRNSEF